One window of the Ictidomys tridecemlineatus isolate mIctTri1 chromosome 11, mIctTri1.hap1, whole genome shotgun sequence genome contains the following:
- the Fhl3 gene encoding four and a half LIM domains protein 3 isoform X1, with amino-acid sequence MSEAFDCAKCSESLYGRKYIQTDSGPYCVPCYDNTFANTCAECQQLIGHDSRELFYEDRHFHEGCFRCCRCQRSLADEPFTCQDSELLCNDCYCSAFSSQCSACGETVMPGSRKLEYGGQTWHEHCFLCSGCEQPLGSRSFVPDKDAHYCVPCYENKFAPRCARCSKTLTQGGVTYRDQPWHRECLVCTGCQTPLAGQQFTSRDDDPYCVTCFGELFAPKCSSCKRPITGGTGLGGGKYVSFEDRHWHHSCFSCARCSTSLVGQGFVPDGDQVLCQGCSQAGP; translated from the exons ATGAGCGAGGCATTTGACTGTGCGAAATGCAGTGAGTCCCTGTATGGCCGCAAGTACATCCAGACAGACAGTGGCCCCTACTGCGTGCCCTGCTATGACAACACCTTTGCCAACACCTGTGCTGAGTGCCAGCAGCTTATCGGGCATGACTCAAGG GAGCTGTTCTATGAGGATCGCCACTTCCACGAGGGCTGTTTCCGCTGCTGTCGCTGCCAGCGCTCTCTAGCTGATGAGCCCTTTACCTGCCAGGACAGCGAGCTGCTCTGCAATGACTGTTACTGCAGTGCCTTCTCTTCACAGTGCTCTGCCTGTGGAGAAACTGTCATGCCTG GGTCCCGGAAGCTGGAGTATGGAGGCCAGACGTGGCATGAGCACTGTTTCCTGTGCAGCGGCTGTGAGCAGCCACTGGGATCTCGTTCCTTTGTGCCCGACAAGGATGCTCACTACTGCGTGCCCTGCTATGAGAACAAGTTTGCTCCTCGCTGTGCCCGTTGCAGCAAG ACGCTGACCCAGGGTGGAGTGACTTACCGTGATCAGCCCTGGCATCGAGAATGCTTGGTCTGCACTGGGTGCCAGACACCCCTGGCCGGGCAGCAGTTCACCTCTCGGGATGACGATCCCTACTGTGTGACCTGTTTTGGAGAACTCTTTGCACCTAAGTGCAGCAGCTGCAAACGCCCCATCACCGGTGGGACAG GACTCGGTGGAGGCAAGTATGTGTCCTTTGAAGACCGACACTGGCACCACAGCTGCTTCTCCTGTGCCCGCTGCTCCACTTCCCTGGTGGGCCAAGGCTTCGTGCCGGACGGAGACCAAGTTCTGTGTCAAGGCTGCAGCCAGGCAGGGCCCTAA
- the Fhl3 gene encoding four and a half LIM domains protein 3 isoform X2, protein MPGSRKLEYGGQTWHEHCFLCSGCEQPLGSRSFVPDKDAHYCVPCYENKFAPRCARCSKTLTQGGVTYRDQPWHRECLVCTGCQTPLAGQQFTSRDDDPYCVTCFGELFAPKCSSCKRPITGGTGLGGGKYVSFEDRHWHHSCFSCARCSTSLVGQGFVPDGDQVLCQGCSQAGP, encoded by the exons ATGCCTG GGTCCCGGAAGCTGGAGTATGGAGGCCAGACGTGGCATGAGCACTGTTTCCTGTGCAGCGGCTGTGAGCAGCCACTGGGATCTCGTTCCTTTGTGCCCGACAAGGATGCTCACTACTGCGTGCCCTGCTATGAGAACAAGTTTGCTCCTCGCTGTGCCCGTTGCAGCAAG ACGCTGACCCAGGGTGGAGTGACTTACCGTGATCAGCCCTGGCATCGAGAATGCTTGGTCTGCACTGGGTGCCAGACACCCCTGGCCGGGCAGCAGTTCACCTCTCGGGATGACGATCCCTACTGTGTGACCTGTTTTGGAGAACTCTTTGCACCTAAGTGCAGCAGCTGCAAACGCCCCATCACCGGTGGGACAG GACTCGGTGGAGGCAAGTATGTGTCCTTTGAAGACCGACACTGGCACCACAGCTGCTTCTCCTGTGCCCGCTGCTCCACTTCCCTGGTGGGCCAAGGCTTCGTGCCGGACGGAGACCAAGTTCTGTGTCAAGGCTGCAGCCAGGCAGGGCCCTAA